Proteins found in one Haloferax litoreum genomic segment:
- a CDS encoding mechanosensitive ion channel family protein has translation MTPWVEDLRSTLAQFVSTEERIGLSAALVVLALGIALFLAPRIVSRVRVEFHDRVLEHSKVPDPVTDVTWMFPTTIIVRTLQVAIFVGTGLSLLWLWGFTGLADDVVAVLQVAVPNLAKIGVTLVLFAGALAGTNVLEEQLDAYAKNSENINAHQQGIAFRVLQVVVLLAVGMATLTVWDFEIGGILVGAGFLGIVVGMAARQTLGSLIAGFVLMFSRPFELGDWVKIDDAEGIVTDITIINTRLSNADGETVVFPNDRVTNAKITNRTKRNRLRLRMDVGIDYETDIDHAEDVAREALTDLQFVESVPEPQVVPTTFGDSSIGLQLLFWITNPSAPRRMRAKAEVLRNVKTAFDREGIKIPFPQRELLAREEADGFQLRNERRSQPVSKSVSNED, from the coding sequence GTGACACCGTGGGTAGAGGACCTCAGGTCGACGCTGGCGCAGTTCGTCTCGACAGAAGAACGAATCGGTCTCTCGGCGGCGCTCGTGGTACTCGCGCTTGGAATCGCGTTGTTCCTCGCGCCGCGAATCGTCTCACGCGTGAGGGTGGAGTTCCACGACCGGGTCCTCGAACATTCGAAAGTTCCCGACCCAGTCACCGACGTGACGTGGATGTTCCCGACCACGATCATCGTGCGGACACTTCAAGTCGCTATCTTCGTCGGAACTGGATTGTCGTTACTGTGGCTCTGGGGATTCACCGGCCTCGCCGACGACGTCGTGGCTGTGCTTCAAGTCGCGGTTCCGAACCTCGCTAAAATCGGGGTGACACTGGTCCTCTTCGCAGGCGCGCTCGCTGGGACGAACGTCCTCGAAGAACAACTGGACGCGTACGCGAAGAATTCGGAGAACATCAACGCTCATCAACAGGGAATCGCCTTCCGTGTCCTTCAGGTGGTCGTCCTCCTCGCCGTCGGTATGGCAACGCTCACGGTCTGGGACTTCGAAATCGGTGGCATCCTCGTCGGTGCCGGGTTCCTCGGTATCGTCGTCGGTATGGCCGCCCGACAGACCCTCGGCTCTCTCATCGCGGGGTTTGTCCTGATGTTCTCTCGGCCGTTCGAACTCGGTGACTGGGTCAAAATCGACGACGCGGAGGGTATCGTCACCGACATCACTATCATCAACACCCGTCTGAGCAACGCCGACGGTGAGACGGTCGTCTTCCCCAACGACCGGGTGACGAACGCCAAGATTACGAACCGCACGAAGCGCAACCGACTCCGACTCAGAATGGATGTCGGTATCGATTACGAGACAGACATCGACCACGCCGAAGACGTCGCCCGGGAGGCGTTGACCGACCTCCAGTTCGTCGAGAGCGTACCGGAACCACAGGTGGTGCCGACCACGTTCGGTGACTCGTCTATCGGCCTGCAACTGTTGTTCTGGATTACGAACCCCTCGGCCCCGCGCCGAATGCGAGCGAAAGCCGAGGTGCTTCGGAACGTCAAGACGGCGTTCGACCGCGAAGGAATCAAGATACCCTTCCCGCAGCGCGAACTCCTCGCCCGCGAGGAGGCCGACGGGTTCCAACTCCGGAACGAACGCCGCAGTCAACCCGTGTCGAAGTCGGTCTCGAACGAGGACTGA
- a CDS encoding tRNA uridine(34) 5-carboxymethylaminomethyl modification radical SAM/GNAT enzyme Elp3: MSAETESEAFERTCEALVERILAGEVDRDDLESAKLDACSEHSSPKVPKNTEILQYAPKDRREEVKEVVRRKPVRTASGVSPVAIMTSPHMCPHGKCLYCPGGPASEFSSSQSYTGHEPAAARGVQNDYDPYGQVTLRLEQLRHIGHPVDKVELILMGGTMTARSHDYQEWFVKRALEAMNDYDLSKEPAPAENESFKPDPEDVEFKYLEDVIAENETADIRNIGTTFETKPDWCDPEQIDRMLDLGATKVEVGVQTTYERINREMHRGHGVQASIDANRRLRDSAFKVGFHMMPGQPGMTKEMCLEDFRQLFENSDWRPDYLKIYPTLIVRDTITYDMWRRGEYEPLNNEEAADIVAEVMGMIPKYTRLQRVQRDIPADFIDAGVWKSNLRQLASQRAEEKGIVPRDIRAREVGMNEADPDLDRVELDVMTYEVAGGTEHFISFEDPVEDLLIGFCRLRFPGNPVRKELQNAALVRELHVYGSEAGIGADGDWQHKGYGRKLLAHAEELSRDAGYDKISVISGIGVRQYYKEKLGYYQDGPYVSKRL; the protein is encoded by the coding sequence GTGAGCGCCGAAACCGAGTCCGAGGCGTTCGAGCGGACCTGCGAAGCGCTCGTCGAGCGCATCCTCGCGGGCGAAGTCGACCGCGACGACCTCGAGTCGGCGAAACTCGACGCCTGTTCGGAACACTCCTCGCCAAAGGTGCCGAAGAACACCGAGATTCTCCAGTACGCACCCAAAGACCGCCGCGAGGAGGTCAAAGAGGTCGTCCGACGCAAGCCCGTCAGAACCGCCTCCGGCGTCTCACCAGTCGCCATCATGACCTCGCCGCACATGTGCCCGCACGGGAAGTGTCTCTACTGTCCCGGTGGCCCAGCGAGCGAGTTCTCCTCGTCGCAGTCGTACACCGGTCACGAACCCGCCGCCGCCCGTGGCGTCCAGAACGACTACGACCCCTACGGACAGGTCACGCTTCGCCTCGAACAACTCCGACACATCGGCCACCCAGTGGACAAGGTCGAACTCATCTTGATGGGCGGGACGATGACCGCCCGGAGCCACGACTATCAAGAGTGGTTCGTCAAGCGGGCGCTCGAAGCGATGAACGACTACGACCTCTCGAAGGAACCCGCACCCGCCGAGAACGAGTCGTTCAAGCCCGACCCCGAGGATGTCGAGTTCAAATATCTCGAAGACGTCATCGCCGAGAACGAGACGGCCGACATCCGCAACATCGGGACGACGTTCGAGACCAAGCCAGACTGGTGCGACCCCGAGCAAATCGACCGCATGCTCGATTTGGGTGCGACGAAGGTCGAAGTCGGCGTCCAGACGACCTACGAGCGCATCAACCGTGAGATGCACCGCGGCCACGGCGTGCAGGCGTCCATCGACGCCAACCGCCGCCTCCGCGACTCGGCGTTCAAAGTCGGGTTCCACATGATGCCGGGGCAACCGGGCATGACGAAAGAGATGTGTCTGGAGGACTTCCGCCAACTGTTCGAGAACAGCGATTGGCGGCCGGACTACCTCAAAATCTACCCGACGCTCATTGTCCGCGACACCATCACCTACGACATGTGGCGCCGCGGCGAGTACGAACCGCTGAACAACGAGGAGGCCGCCGACATCGTCGCCGAAGTCATGGGTATGATTCCGAAGTACACGCGCCTCCAGCGCGTCCAGCGCGACATCCCTGCGGACTTCATCGACGCCGGCGTCTGGAAGTCCAACCTCCGCCAACTCGCCAGCCAGCGGGCAGAAGAGAAGGGTATCGTCCCGCGCGACATTCGCGCCCGCGAAGTCGGGATGAACGAGGCTGACCCGGACCTCGACCGCGTCGAACTCGACGTGATGACGTACGAAGTCGCCGGCGGGACGGAACACTTCATCTCGTTCGAAGACCCCGTCGAAGACCTGCTCATCGGCTTTTGTCGCCTTAGGTTCCCCGGAAACCCGGTTCGGAAAGAGCTTCAGAACGCCGCGCTCGTCCGTGAACTCCACGTCTACGGGTCGGAAGCCGGCATCGGCGCAGACGGCGACTGGCAGCACAAGGGCTACGGCCGCAAACTTCTCGCTCACGCCGAAGAACTCTCCCGTGACGCCGGGTACGACAAGATTTCGGTCATCTCGGGTATCGGTGTCCGCCAGTACTACAAGGAGAAACTCGGGTACTATCAGGACGGTCCGTACGTGTCGAAGCGGTTGTAG
- the rqcH gene encoding ribosome rescue protein RqcH — protein MDPKRELTSVDLAALVTELNRYEGAKVDKAYLYGDDLLRLKMRDFDRGRLELLLEVGDIKRAHLAAQEHVPDAPGRPPNFAMMLRNRLNGADFAGVEQYEFDRILTFSFERGDENTKIVVELFGQGNIAVLDETGEVVRSLETVRLKSRTVAPGSQYEYPSSRLDPLTISRDALGRHMDQSDTDVVRTIATQLNLGGLYAEEICTRAGVEKTLDITDASDEDYDKIYDAIVELRHQVRSGEFEPRVYLDDEGAVVDVTPFPLEEHQNEGLDEEAHDSFNDALDDYFFRLDLTADEQEATSNRPDFEEQIAKQQRIIEQQEQAIEGFDEQANEERHRAELLYANYDLVDDVIETIRGAREEGVPWDDIATKLDAGAEQGIPAAEAVKDVDGANGTATIALDDTTVTVDVSMGVEKNADRLYTEAKRIQEKKQGALAAIEDTREELEAAKRRRDEWEADDEDEDEDEDEEPEETDWLSLDSVPVKSTEHWFERFRWFHTSDGYLVVGGRNADQNEELVKKYMSKHDRFFHTQAHGGPVTLLKATGPSEPAQKVDFSEETLREAAQFAVSYSSIWKEGRFADDAYMVEPSQVSKTPESGEYVEKGSFVVRGDRRYFEDIPAKVAVGIQCEDETRVVGGPPSAIETRAETMLTLTPGQYAQNDAAKLCYRRLRERFADKSFVRKIASPDQIQEFLPPGGSDILDD, from the coding sequence ATGGACCCGAAGCGGGAACTCACGAGCGTCGACCTCGCGGCTCTCGTCACCGAGTTGAACCGGTACGAGGGTGCGAAGGTCGACAAGGCGTACCTCTACGGCGACGACCTGCTTCGCCTCAAGATGCGGGACTTCGACCGTGGGCGTCTCGAACTCCTCTTAGAAGTCGGCGACATCAAGCGGGCACACCTCGCCGCACAGGAGCACGTCCCGGACGCCCCCGGTCGGCCACCGAACTTCGCGATGATGCTCCGTAACCGACTCAACGGGGCGGACTTCGCCGGCGTCGAACAGTACGAGTTCGACCGCATCCTCACATTCTCGTTCGAACGCGGCGACGAAAACACGAAAATCGTGGTCGAACTGTTCGGCCAGGGCAACATCGCCGTCCTCGACGAGACGGGCGAAGTCGTCCGCAGTCTGGAGACCGTTCGTCTCAAATCGCGGACCGTCGCACCGGGGTCACAGTACGAGTATCCCTCCTCTCGACTCGACCCGCTGACCATCAGTCGCGACGCACTCGGCCGCCACATGGACCAGTCGGACACCGACGTAGTCCGCACCATCGCGACGCAACTAAACCTCGGCGGCCTGTACGCCGAGGAAATCTGTACCCGCGCCGGCGTGGAGAAGACGCTCGACATCACCGACGCGTCGGACGAAGACTACGACAAAATCTACGACGCCATCGTCGAACTTCGCCATCAAGTCCGGTCCGGTGAGTTCGAACCGCGCGTCTACCTCGACGACGAGGGGGCAGTCGTGGACGTGACGCCGTTCCCACTCGAAGAACACCAGAACGAGGGCCTCGACGAGGAGGCCCACGATTCGTTCAACGATGCGCTCGACGACTACTTCTTCCGCCTCGATTTGACCGCAGACGAGCAAGAGGCGACCTCGAACCGCCCGGACTTCGAGGAACAAATCGCCAAGCAACAGCGCATCATCGAACAACAAGAACAGGCCATCGAAGGCTTCGACGAGCAGGCGAACGAAGAACGCCACCGGGCCGAACTGCTCTACGCGAACTACGACCTCGTCGACGACGTTATCGAGACCATTCGTGGTGCACGCGAGGAGGGCGTCCCGTGGGACGACATCGCCACGAAACTCGACGCAGGTGCCGAACAGGGAATCCCCGCCGCAGAGGCCGTCAAAGACGTCGACGGTGCGAACGGAACGGCCACCATCGCCCTCGACGACACGACAGTCACCGTCGACGTGTCGATGGGCGTCGAAAAGAACGCCGACCGCCTGTACACCGAAGCCAAGCGCATCCAAGAGAAGAAACAGGGTGCCCTCGCGGCTATCGAAGACACGCGAGAGGAACTCGAAGCGGCCAAACGACGCCGCGACGAGTGGGAAGCAGACGACGAGGACGAAGACGAAGACGAGGACGAAGAACCCGAAGAGACCGATTGGCTCTCGCTCGATTCGGTCCCGGTCAAATCGACCGAACACTGGTTCGAGCGCTTCCGGTGGTTCCACACCTCCGACGGGTACCTCGTCGTCGGCGGACGCAACGCCGACCAGAACGAGGAGTTGGTGAAGAAGTACATGAGCAAACACGACCGGTTCTTCCACACGCAGGCGCACGGTGGCCCCGTCACACTCCTGAAGGCCACCGGGCCGAGCGAACCCGCACAGAAGGTCGACTTCTCCGAAGAGACGCTTCGAGAGGCCGCCCAGTTCGCCGTGTCGTACTCCTCTATCTGGAAAGAAGGCCGCTTCGCCGACGACGCCTACATGGTCGAACCGTCACAGGTGTCGAAGACGCCGGAGTCGGGCGAATACGTCGAGAAGGGGAGTTTCGTCGTCCGCGGGGACCGTCGGTACTTCGAAGACATCCCCGCGAAAGTCGCCGTCGGCATCCAGTGTGAGGACGAGACGCGTGTCGTCGGCGGCCCGCCGTCGGCAATCGAGACGCGTGCGGAGACGATGCTGACGCTCACACCCGGCCAGTACGCGCAAAACGACGCGGCCAAACTCTGTTACCGGCGACTCCGTGAACGCTTCGCGGACAAGTCGTTCGTCAGAAAGATTGCGTCTCCCGACCAAATTCAGGAGTTCTTGCCGCCGGGTGGAAGCGATATCCTCGACGACTGA
- a CDS encoding mRNA surveillance protein pelota, with protein MRISSRGRGEEGRERITLVPENVDDLWHLSYVLEPGDLVSGDTTRRIQRDDEQMRDTGGEREHLHVTIEVDDIEFARFANRLRVGGVITSCSREDQLGHHHTINVEERAEITIEKHFKADQIDRIETAEQAAENPDVAIATVEEGAAYIHTVAQYGTEEYASLTKPTGKGEYARPRSELFDELGSALSHLDVDAIILAGPGFTKNDAMDYLQENYADVAENIVTTVDTAGVGDRGVHEVLKRGAVDDVQKQTRIAEEANLIDELMENISTGAKAAYGVEQVAEAAEFGAVENLLLLDSRLRAERQGEGDWDVDVNDIIDSVEQKGGEVTVFSAEFQPGEQLKNLGGIAAILRYRLQ; from the coding sequence ATGCGCATCTCGAGTCGCGGTCGGGGCGAAGAGGGGCGCGAGCGAATCACGCTCGTCCCCGAGAACGTCGACGACCTCTGGCATCTCTCGTACGTCCTCGAACCGGGTGACCTCGTCTCCGGTGACACCACCCGCCGCATCCAGCGCGACGACGAACAGATGCGAGACACTGGTGGCGAGCGTGAACACCTCCACGTGACCATCGAAGTCGACGATATCGAGTTCGCCCGCTTCGCCAATCGCCTCCGCGTCGGCGGCGTCATCACCTCGTGTTCCCGCGAAGACCAACTCGGCCACCACCACACAATCAACGTCGAAGAGCGGGCCGAGATAACCATCGAGAAGCACTTCAAAGCCGACCAGATAGACCGTATCGAGACGGCAGAACAGGCCGCAGAGAACCCCGACGTGGCTATCGCGACGGTCGAAGAAGGGGCCGCGTACATCCACACTGTCGCCCAGTACGGAACCGAAGAGTACGCGTCGCTCACGAAACCGACCGGCAAAGGCGAATACGCTCGTCCTCGTTCCGAACTGTTCGACGAACTCGGGTCGGCCCTCTCGCACCTCGACGTGGACGCCATCATCCTCGCCGGTCCGGGCTTCACGAAGAACGACGCGATGGACTACCTCCAAGAGAACTACGCCGACGTGGCCGAGAACATCGTCACCACCGTCGACACCGCCGGTGTCGGTGACCGCGGCGTCCACGAAGTCCTCAAACGCGGTGCCGTCGACGACGTGCAGAAACAGACGCGTATCGCCGAGGAAGCCAACCTCATCGACGAGTTGATGGAGAACATCTCGACCGGCGCGAAGGCCGCCTACGGCGTCGAACAGGTCGCCGAAGCGGCCGAGTTCGGGGCCGTCGAGAACCTTCTCCTCCTCGACTCTCGACTCCGCGCGGAGCGACAGGGCGAGGGAGACTGGGACGTGGACGTGAACGACATCATCGACTCGGTCGAACAGAAAGGCGGCGAGGTGACCGTCTTCTCGGCCGAGTTCCAACCCGGTGAGCAGTTGAAAAACCTCGGCGGCATCGCGGCTATCCTTCGGTACCGACTCCAGTAA
- a CDS encoding GNAT family N-acetyltransferase, with amino-acid sequence MTETEVRVVSTDDEREDAFAVRKAVFVDEQGVDEEIEWDEYDEPESDAVHFVGYRGGEAVGAARLREYEPGVGKVERVAVLESARGEGWGRRLMETLESEARSRGFDTLVLHGQTSAEGFYHGLNYETTSDVFDEAGIPHVEMEKNL; translated from the coding sequence ATGACCGAGACCGAAGTCCGCGTCGTCTCGACTGACGACGAGCGCGAGGACGCCTTCGCCGTCAGAAAGGCCGTCTTCGTGGACGAACAGGGCGTCGACGAAGAGATAGAGTGGGACGAGTACGACGAACCCGAGTCGGACGCGGTTCACTTCGTGGGCTATCGGGGCGGCGAGGCAGTCGGTGCGGCACGACTCCGCGAGTACGAACCCGGCGTCGGAAAGGTCGAACGCGTCGCGGTCCTCGAATCTGCTCGCGGAGAGGGATGGGGGAGACGGTTGATGGAGACACTGGAATCCGAGGCACGGAGTCGCGGGTTCGACACACTCGTGCTTCACGGACAGACCTCTGCAGAAGGTTTCTACCACGGATTGAACTACGAGACGACGAGCGACGTGTTCGACGAAGCTGGGATTCCGCACGTCGAGATGGAAAAGAACCTCTGA
- a CDS encoding ornithine cyclodeaminase family protein encodes MTETLFLTSDDVSGLATPAEYVEAVRAGYRQRGNGAPAEPRTKLLNREPPGMFTTYAAVLPETGAMGGYMYSAGFGATDAWFMTPLFDAESGEPLALLDGASMNPFKTGAAGGVAVDVLARDDASTVAVVGSGPQAKGQLRAIDAVRDLETVWVYSPTKSNREEFAGEMDRLLDASVAAVASSAAAVEGADIVVTATTAAEPVFDGDLLEPGTHVTAMGQYHPDKRELDTTTIARAKYVPDLRERATMDAGSFLAAVEEGVVDEDHIYAELGEVVAGAVPGREDDDEITVFDSGGTGIETVAAAHMLSEKARDEGLGTTIYFSPASESLTGE; translated from the coding sequence ATGACAGAGACATTGTTCCTCACGAGCGACGACGTGAGCGGGTTAGCGACACCCGCCGAGTACGTCGAAGCGGTTCGAGCAGGCTATCGACAGCGCGGAAACGGGGCTCCTGCGGAACCCCGGACGAAACTTCTCAACCGTGAGCCACCGGGGATGTTCACCACCTACGCCGCGGTACTCCCCGAGACGGGCGCGATGGGCGGGTACATGTACTCCGCAGGGTTCGGCGCGACGGACGCGTGGTTCATGACGCCGTTGTTCGACGCCGAGTCAGGCGAACCGCTCGCACTCCTCGACGGCGCGAGTATGAACCCGTTCAAGACAGGCGCAGCAGGGGGCGTCGCAGTCGACGTCCTCGCCCGCGACGACGCCTCGACGGTGGCAGTCGTCGGAAGCGGTCCGCAAGCGAAGGGCCAACTCCGCGCCATCGACGCCGTTCGTGACCTCGAAACGGTCTGGGTCTACTCGCCGACGAAATCCAACCGTGAGGAGTTCGCTGGGGAGATGGACCGCCTACTTGACGCGAGCGTCGCCGCCGTCGCCTCCAGCGCCGCGGCAGTCGAAGGGGCAGATATCGTGGTGACGGCGACCACCGCCGCAGAACCCGTCTTCGACGGCGACCTGCTCGAACCCGGTACCCACGTCACGGCGATGGGGCAGTACCACCCGGACAAGCGCGAACTCGACACGACGACCATCGCCCGGGCGAAGTACGTCCCCGACCTGCGGGAACGCGCCACTATGGACGCTGGGTCGTTCCTCGCCGCCGTCGAGGAGGGCGTCGTCGACGAGGACCACATCTACGCCGAACTCGGCGAGGTGGTCGCTGGGGCTGTCCCCGGCCGCGAAGACGACGACGAGATTACCGTCTTCGACAGCGGTGGAACGGGTATCGAGACGGTCGCAGCGGCGCACATGCTCTCCGAGAAAGCCCGCGACGAGGGCCTCGGGACGACGATATACTTCTCACCCGCGAGCGAGTCACTGACGGGCGAATAA
- a CDS encoding MASE3 domain-containing protein → MLPLLNREQYLTLLVGSSAAVVSALVLVENFLLFHAITEILSILIAFAVFILVWNAADQLDDPYLAVLGIGYLFIGGIDLLHTLAYKGMGVFPAAGADLPTQLWVFGRGIEAFTLVGAGVLSYSIVEHDAVTVDLGSRQLVWLAGGYTAVVGFGLASIFAWDVFPTAYVAGEGLTTFKIYSEYAIIGLFGVALGLLVRQRAAFSRRIFQLLAASLMLSMVSELAFTLYIDVYDLSNAVGHTLKICSFYLLYLAIVKTSIKEPQRTFYRRLAERESEARKFEKAADYSGHAILITDRDGTIQYVNRAWEELTGYTAEECVGMNPRLVSSGKHDDAFYEDLWATIFAGETWEGNVVNVDKDGDAFVVHQTIAPVFGTDGDIENFVSINADISERVAYRDELEEDLQRSADHLQVLDRVLRHNIRNELNIVLGYAEMLGDGEADTDRVGSRIQGAGTRLLNQVRKERRIVNLLLDPPSPVPTDLTVVVTSVVDQFEERFPDATFAVEMPDELSVETIPELELALVEVVENAVVHTDSDTPRVDIALASTAECVEIVIEDDGPGIPAVERELVTGREDIDALNHSSGMGLRVVNHIVSEAGGSVDITDKEPQGSVVTLTVPFSPHADEATPTASLN, encoded by the coding sequence ATGCTTCCGCTTTTAAACAGAGAACAGTATCTCACTCTCTTAGTCGGAAGTAGCGCCGCCGTCGTCTCCGCTCTCGTGTTGGTCGAAAACTTTCTGTTGTTCCACGCAATCACGGAAATTCTCAGTATCCTCATCGCGTTCGCCGTCTTCATCCTCGTTTGGAACGCCGCCGACCAGTTGGACGACCCGTACCTCGCCGTGTTGGGCATCGGGTATCTGTTTATCGGTGGCATCGACCTCCTCCACACGCTCGCATACAAGGGCATGGGAGTGTTCCCCGCGGCAGGCGCAGACCTCCCGACGCAGTTGTGGGTGTTCGGACGCGGTATCGAGGCGTTCACGCTCGTCGGAGCGGGGGTTCTCAGCTACTCTATCGTCGAACACGATGCTGTCACCGTCGACTTGGGTTCTCGGCAACTCGTCTGGCTCGCCGGGGGCTACACCGCAGTCGTCGGTTTCGGACTCGCGTCGATATTCGCCTGGGACGTCTTTCCGACTGCGTACGTCGCTGGTGAGGGGTTGACGACGTTCAAAATTTACAGTGAGTACGCTATCATCGGTCTCTTCGGGGTCGCACTCGGCCTGTTAGTTCGTCAGCGTGCCGCCTTCTCTCGGCGCATCTTCCAGCTACTTGCGGCCTCATTGATGTTGAGCATGGTGTCGGAACTCGCATTCACGCTCTACATCGACGTGTACGACCTCTCGAATGCAGTCGGCCACACGTTGAAGATTTGTTCGTTTTATCTGTTGTACCTCGCCATCGTCAAAACGAGCATCAAAGAACCACAGCGAACGTTCTACCGACGCCTCGCAGAACGCGAAAGTGAGGCGCGTAAGTTCGAGAAGGCCGCGGATTACTCGGGTCACGCCATCCTCATCACTGACAGAGACGGGACCATTCAGTACGTTAATCGGGCATGGGAGGAGTTGACCGGCTACACCGCCGAGGAGTGTGTCGGGATGAATCCACGGCTGGTCTCTTCGGGAAAACACGACGACGCGTTCTACGAGGACCTCTGGGCGACCATCTTTGCGGGCGAGACTTGGGAGGGTAATGTCGTAAACGTCGACAAAGACGGCGACGCATTCGTCGTCCACCAGACGATTGCGCCCGTCTTCGGCACCGATGGTGACATCGAGAACTTCGTCAGTATCAACGCGGATATCTCCGAACGAGTTGCCTACCGAGATGAACTCGAAGAGGACCTCCAGCGGTCGGCCGACCATCTCCAAGTGCTGGACCGGGTGCTCAGACACAACATCCGCAACGAGTTGAATATCGTACTCGGGTACGCAGAAATGCTCGGTGACGGCGAAGCAGACACCGACCGCGTGGGAAGTCGAATCCAAGGCGCTGGCACACGACTGTTGAATCAGGTTCGAAAGGAGCGCCGCATCGTCAATCTGTTGCTCGACCCACCGTCGCCCGTCCCCACGGACCTCACCGTGGTCGTTACTTCAGTCGTCGACCAGTTCGAAGAGCGATTCCCCGACGCCACCTTCGCTGTCGAGATGCCAGACGAGTTGTCGGTCGAGACGATTCCGGAACTCGAACTTGCGCTCGTGGAAGTCGTCGAGAACGCCGTCGTACACACCGATAGCGACACCCCACGCGTCGATATCGCCCTCGCGTCGACGGCCGAGTGCGTGGAGATAGTAATCGAAGACGACGGCCCCGGTATCCCTGCTGTCGAACGAGAACTCGTGACGGGTCGTGAAGATATCGACGCGTTAAACCATAGCAGTGGGATGGGCTTGCGAGTAGTCAACCACATCGTTTCGGAGGCCGGTGGGAGTGTCGATATCACCGACAAGGAGCCCCAAGGGAGTGTCGTCACTCTGACTGTCCCGTTCAGCCCGCACGCCGACGAAGCGACACCCACGGCATCCTTGAACTGA
- a CDS encoding DUF4013 domain-containing protein, translating into MLSEALSFLKRSDDWVATTIIGGVLSLLSVLILPAIILQGYYVRAMQAAARGEEAAPSFTDWGALFVDGLKLFVVTFVWALLAIIPIIGFSAIIGLSTFAVAETTTSAGMPPEPASNFGIGIVAILGSLLVFALSLVVGYIVPAAGANFAIEGNLGAGFDVRTILSGAFTAEYAVAWVLAIVVALVLGTIGSLLSIILVGVFILFYVQVTTYYLWARGYADGVGQQSGW; encoded by the coding sequence ATGCTCTCCGAAGCACTGTCGTTCCTCAAGCGAAGCGACGACTGGGTTGCGACTACGATTATCGGCGGTGTGCTCTCGCTCCTCTCCGTCCTCATCCTCCCCGCGATTATCTTGCAAGGATACTACGTGCGGGCCATGCAGGCGGCGGCCCGCGGCGAGGAAGCGGCACCCTCGTTCACCGATTGGGGTGCACTCTTCGTCGACGGCCTGAAGTTGTTCGTCGTCACGTTCGTCTGGGCGCTCCTCGCGATTATCCCCATCATCGGTTTCTCGGCTATTATCGGACTCAGCACGTTTGCAGTCGCCGAAACGACGACCAGCGCGGGCATGCCACCCGAACCGGCGAGCAACTTCGGAATCGGAATCGTCGCCATTCTCGGAAGCCTGCTCGTCTTCGCACTCTCGCTCGTCGTCGGGTACATCGTCCCCGCCGCGGGCGCGAACTTCGCCATCGAAGGGAACCTCGGTGCAGGCTTCGACGTCCGGACGATTCTCAGTGGTGCGTTCACGGCCGAGTACGCCGTCGCGTGGGTTCTCGCCATCGTCGTCGCACTCGTCCTCGGCACAATCGGGAGTCTCCTCTCGATTATCCTCGTCGGCGTCTTCATCCTGTTCTACGTCCAGGTGACGACGTACTACCTGTGGGCGAGAGGGTACGCCGACGGCGTCGGACAACAGTCGGGCTGGTAA
- a CDS encoding DUF4013 domain-containing protein: MISESINYLRNGEDWVKTVLIGGVLGLLSFLIIPTFLVIGYLLRVVRVTMRGDEEPPEFDEWGDMLVDGLKGFAIVFVYFLIPAIVALAFGFAGLVGIVAGGGSDAAGAFGGIVTLLGLLVAFVLSLAAAYLVPAALANYAETDRLGAGFDFGTLRPILTSGKYATAWLTAFVVLFAASLVVGILNVIPMLGFVVGAFVTFYASVAAYYIIGKTWGELHDIEMMDEGETPGEQPAV, translated from the coding sequence ATGATTTCAGAATCAATCAATTATCTCCGTAACGGAGAGGACTGGGTCAAGACGGTCCTCATCGGCGGTGTACTCGGCCTGCTAAGCTTCCTCATCATCCCGACGTTCCTCGTCATCGGCTATCTCCTTCGCGTCGTCCGTGTGACGATGCGAGGAGACGAAGAACCGCCTGAGTTCGACGAATGGGGTGACATGTTAGTCGATGGCCTGAAAGGCTTCGCTATCGTGTTCGTGTACTTCCTCATCCCCGCTATCGTGGCGCTGGCGTTCGGTTTCGCAGGCCTCGTCGGCATCGTCGCCGGCGGTGGCTCTGACGCCGCGGGTGCCTTCGGCGGCATCGTGACGCTGCTCGGCCTGTTGGTCGCGTTCGTCCTCAGCCTCGCCGCCGCGTACCTCGTCCCGGCGGCCCTCGCGAACTACGCGGAGACGGACCGCCTCGGTGCAGGCTTCGACTTCGGGACGCTCCGGCCCATCCTCACCTCGGGTAAGTACGCCACTGCGTGGCTCACGGCGTTCGTGGTGCTGTTCGCGGCGTCCCTCGTCGTCGGCATCCTGAACGTCATCCCGATGCTCGGCTTCGTCGTCGGCGCGTTCGTGACGTTCTACGCCTCGGTGGCCGCCTACTACATCATCGGCAAGACGTGGGGCGAACTCCACGATATCGAGATGATGGACGAAGGCGAGACACCCGGCGAGCAACCCGCCGTCTGA